In the genome of Populus trichocarpa isolate Nisqually-1 chromosome 6, P.trichocarpa_v4.1, whole genome shotgun sequence, one region contains:
- the LOC7487324 gene encoding jasmonate-induced oxygenase 2: MMKSLQSWPEPVTRVQSLAASGIRAIPERYIKSPSQRPLLNNDAQEVNVPVIDFQNLFSSDRGLCEEALRCVHNACREWGFFQVVNHGVNHELMKRTCEVWHEFFNLPLEVKQEYANTPATYEGYGSRVGVEKGASLDWSDYFFLHFMPLSLINKNKWPAIPASCRELVDEYGSEVVRLCGKLMKVFSMNLGLEEDSLLNAFGGEENVGACLRANYYPKCPQPDLTLGLSPHSDPGGMTILLPDENVAGLQVRRKGSWLTVKPIPNAFIINIGDQIQVLSNAIYQSVEHRVIVNSNKDRVSLALFYNPKSDLLLEPCKELLTKDQPALYKPMTYDEYRLTIRTKGPCGKKQVESLKSPGQCN, encoded by the exons atgatgaaaagTTTACAGAGTTGGCCTGAACCAGTGACTCGAGTCCAATCTTTAGCAGCAAGTGGTATACGGGCAATCCCAGAGCGTTATATTAAGTCACCATCCCAGAGACCATTACTAAACAACGACGCTCAGGAGGTCAATGTTCCTGTTATTGATTTCCAAAACTTATTCTCCAGTGACCGAGGCCTCTGCGAGGAAGCCCTCCGCTGCGTTCACAATGCCTGCCGTGAATGGGGGTTCTTTCAAGTAGTGAACCATGGTGTGAACCATGAACTCATGAAGAGGACTTGTGAGGTTTGGCATGAATTCTTTAACCTGCCATTAGAAGTGAAGCAGGAGTATGCTAACACTCCTGCAACGTACGAGGGGTATGGTAGCCGGGTGGGAGTGGAGAAGGGGGCAAGTCTTGATTGGAGTGATTATTTCTTCCTTCATTTTATGCCTCTTTCActcataaacaaaaacaaatggccTGCAATCCCAGCTTCTTGCAG GGAATTGGTAGATGAGTATGGCAGTGAAGTGGTTAGACTTTGTGGAAAGTTGATGAAGGTATTCTCCATGAACCTTGGCCTGGAAGAGGACTCCCTCCTAAACGCTTTTGGTGGAGAAGAGAACGTTGGGGCATGCCTGAGGGCTAATTACTACCCCAAGTGTCCCCAGCCAGACCTTACACTAGGTCTCTCACCACACTCTGACCCTGGTGGAATGACCATTCTCCTGCCTGATGAAAATGTGGCTGGCCTACAAGTCCGCAGGAAGGGCAGTTGGCTCACTGTTAAGCCGATCCCAAATGCCTTCATTATCAACATAGGGGATCAAATCCAG GTACTCAGCAATGCCATCTATCAGAGTGTGGAGCACAGGGTAATTGTGAATTCTAATAAAGATAGGGTCTCTCTCGCCCTTTTCTATAACCCCAAGAGCGACCTGCTCCTTGAACCATGCAAGGAACTGCTCACCAAGGACCAGCCAGCTCTCTACAAACCGATGACATATGATGAATACAGACTTACCATTAGGACAAAGGGTCCTTGTGGCAAGAAACAAGTAGAATCTTTAAAATCTCCTGGGCAATGTAATTAA